In Pelecanus crispus isolate bPelCri1 chromosome Z, bPelCri1.pri, whole genome shotgun sequence, the following are encoded in one genomic region:
- the TSTD2 gene encoding thiosulfate sulfurtransferase/rhodanese-like domain-containing protein 2 gives MVPGEAAEAVAARKQCALARRKAFSLFVKAREVPAAARCPAGGEGVRWRCCRQAFEELSGIHRHVALQHAGDIGQQAGLADAGQQAGLAATQAAAEASPCSGSAPAGDAGGLNGHSRSSPEISCTLPDTSHLSCDDLTSKVGEVLLYYCYCEVKDPEKLCAWQKALCQHLHLTGKVRVASEGINGTVGGSKVATNLYIEVMLSQPLFKDILCQADFKSSAGGAHCFPDLRVGVFKEIVPMGIDPKILSYKETGIHLSPQDFHREVEQYLSQASQGQSDTILLDCRNFYESKIGHFQGCLAPDIRKFSYFPSYVDENLELFKDKRVLMYCTGGIRCERGSAYLRSKAVCREVYQLKGGIHKYLEEFPDGFYRGKLFVFDDRYAICSNEDIISACRYCGTLWDQYKLCSSQHCRQLVLTCPSCRNKGLTACCPVCQEKELKVTSRASGQTLKEECECTRRRARVPIEHVSQRMLDTGKD, from the exons ATGGTGCCGGGCGAGGCGGCCGAGGCGGTCGCCGCCAGGAAGCAGTGCGCCTTGGCCCGGAGGAAG GCCTTTTCCCTGTTCGTCAAAGCGAGGGAGGTGCCGGCCGCAGCCCGGTGTCCCGCCGGCGGAGAGGGCGTGCGGTGGCGGTGCTGCCGGCAGGCGTTTGAAGAGCTCTCCGGCATTCACAGGCATGTGGCTCTGCAGCACGCCGGAGACAtcgggcagcaggcagggctggctgacgccgggcagcaggcagggctggctgcaacGCAGGCAGCTGCTGAAGCGAGCCCCTGCAGCGGCTCGGCTCCTGCGGGCGACGCAGGCGGGCTGAACGGGCACTCTCGTAGCAGCCCTGAGATCTCCTGTACGCTCCCAGACACCAGCCACCTCAGCTGTGATGACCTGACAAG CAAGGTGGGAGAAGTACTTCTGTATTACTGTTACTGTGAGGTGAAGGATCCAGAGAAACTCTGTGCTTGGCAAAAGGCCCTGTGCCAGCATCTGCATCTCACCGGCAAG GTGCGAGTTGCTTCAGAAGGGATTAATGGGACAGTTGGTGGAAGCAAAGTAGCTACCAATCTCTACATTGAAGTTATGCTTTCGCAGCCTCTGTTCAAAGACATTTTGTGTCAAGCGGATTTCAAg AGCAGTGCAGGAGGAGCTCACTGTTTCCCAGACCTTCGAGTTGGAGTATTCAAAGAAATTGTACCTATGGGCATTGATCCAAAGATACTGTCTTATAAAGAAACTG gaaTCCATTTATCCCCTCAGGATTTTCATAGAGAAGTAGAACAGTATTTGTCTCAGGCCAGTCAAGGACAAAGCGATACCATCTTGCTGGACTGTAGGAACTTCtatgaaagtaaaata GGGCATTTCCAGGGCTGTCTGGCTCCAGATATCAGGAAGTTCAGCTATTTTCCCAGCTACGTAGATGAAAACCTGGAGCTTTTTAAAGACAAGCGTGTCCTCATGTACTGCACAGGAGGGATTCGTTGTGAAAGAGGCTCTGCTTACCTACGGAGCAAG GCAGTGTGCAGAGAGGTTTACCAGCTAAAAGGTGGAATTCACAAGTACCTGGAAGAGTTTCCAGATGGATTCTACAGGGGGAAGCTGTTTGTATTTGATGATCGTTACGCCATTTGTTCCAATGAAGATATCATCTCAG cATGCAGATACTGTGGGACACTGTGGGACCAGTATAAACTTTGCTCCAGCCAGCACTGCCGGCAGCTTGTCCTGACATGTCCAAGTTGTCGCAACAAAGGTCTTACGGCTTGCTGTCCTGTTTGTCAAGAGAAAGAGCTCAAGGTGACTTCAAGGGCTTCAGGACAGACACTCAAGGAGGAATGTGAATGTACAAGGAGACGGGCAAGGGTACCTATTGAACATGTCTCGCAAAGGATGCTGGACACAGGAAAAGATTAG